The sequence below is a genomic window from Corythoichthys intestinalis isolate RoL2023-P3 chromosome 12, ASM3026506v1, whole genome shotgun sequence.
AATCTAATGTCTATACACCTCTAATGCTCATATTTacaatgtatacagtatactcTAATTGAATTTACCTCACTATCATTTTACATATTTAACCCTCTTAGGGatggtggtcactacagtggacatttATTCAAATGTAATCATTATCTTGGCTcagtgcatagacttcataattatattgacgggacagattccccagacactgcaccacgccttcaagtagggggccgtcctacaCTCCACTTCAGTCGGTCTGTTATTCTCAAAACACATGCAACGatccaacgccagatttaggttgaaaaagtatgaatgctgtaccgcatacaaacaggaaggattgtctcaggagggatttgttcaaggattcaaggtaattattatatttttttcgtaccatgcatgcattttgaaacgttgtgaaaaaaatcaacgggGGAAGTTAGCCGctatggcattggcgtcatagttcgcaatatttacgtaaaaataaatgctaactgcactttttttttttttgctttataccaagaatcgaaacggttttacgtccatatctataaagaattcagggatttaagcttttttttcataaaaaatttCAACGAACAAAGCTTTATTTTGATGAGAcggccgctacatttgcttactgactagcatcatatttcacatttacgtaaaataaatgctaactgcatgtgttttttttgttgttgttgtttttttttttgtttttgttttgctcttaaccaagaatcgagactgttttacgtccatatctataaagaattgagggatttaagcatttattcacaagaattttcaacggacaaagctctttgtctgtgattccactcggtcagctttgacggccacgccaattaggggtgggcgatatggccttaaacacgtatcacgataaatggagcagatttacctcgataacgataaatgacgataaagtcgcccaagcggactgttatttaatttgaaaatctgaatcaatgcatggaatacagattaacagtttcttgttgatttagttatcagcattcaatttgagatATTTaagaattgtacatgcagtctagacattaggtttataaaaatgtattgtaaacaataagaattcaagtatgagcatttataacagcgtgtatggcttgaacaatgtacattgtcaaaatcaatatgcctgtgcaaacatgtcattgtaacacaaatgacttgcagcttgaacagtacacttcaaaaagacaatttattgttaatggctgctgtgacataattattcaatacaagtgtttactttatggtttcaggcccccccccccccccccccagttaattttttaataaatgcacgcatacatgaacccccaaacagacagacagacagacacacattaaagctatattgatcttctgcaaatgaaacacttaaaattttatgatagtaataatgacacagaattaagcacatacagaaaaatagctggggccatttctcggtcatattagaagtttcaccgttggattgtgcttcatgctgaatgctttaccgtcacaaaagctatcagagaaatcacacacagtcagatacaaaataacgcgacatagtaattgctagatgcagtccgtgcccaatccactcattaagttcagccgtttcgacaaggttagagccgctatccgactccatcacgatcatttgtagcgttagccgctagcgttagcctgtggcctggctaccagtagaaagcactgaaagcaccatctccggaaatcgtgagaacaagggaggacagcgggtgaaagcccgtctggatgccaccaagtctATTAaatgtcaggtgaaagtttggcgaacctcccttaagccacactccatcatgtTTTGCTTGTACTATTAGCtgctagctgctagcgttagcttaccgggcttctgtttgattggcttcctgatgactccctacgtaagtacattcactgctttcttaaaggggaatgaacatagacgaacaacacagtcaaagcgggatgaagactattttcttgttttattaatttaccgacatggtcaaaattacgtcggtctttttgaagaatttcggtgacggtaaattttcggtttaccgccctgctctaacgccaacaatgcaggcccctatTAACCAGAcctgtgtcctgtcaatatattatgaagtctatgctcagtggtgtccaaaccgatcctcaagggctgctgtgggtcctggtttttgttcctaccgtttaaccaatgagatttctgctaaaacaagcagcacacaactacaatcaacttgtaaaacaccagattgctgCAGATGGGTcatcctgttttgttggaaagaaatccagtacccaactgtggcccgatgtggaatagtttggggacacgtcttaactcattcactactagcccaggtcacagagtaggcatgtgccggtatgggattttgacggtatgataacaaaAAATACCGCTGTATCACGGTATTTCAATTATATCTCGAAAATGTGTTACATTGAGATGCAtgggttacattttttttttcccattgaacagaatttgtttatttttcacaacatatttgcaaactgGAACATCAAtatgaattagtgctgcaacgattaatcgattaactcgagtatttgattaggaaaaaatattctaattaaattttgttgcttcgagtattcgtttaattaaagtggcgttgtattgttttattttcaaagtgtttgcatgtagttttattggttagggtggcaacaatgaatatgatataactcatttctcatggctgaaaccagctgctccctgttaagaccaacattagccaagtttttgtttgagctaatgttttttaatgtattcatgatttagtttataggtatatttgaccgttttttgtgggaatatgtgtctgaaccatttgttaagagcattgtaaaaaaaaaaaaaaaaaactttagcattttatagcatttaaggtagcgggctttttctgtgtaagttagccaattgttctttttttgtacatagatccccatttaaaaaaaaaaaaaaaaaaaaaaaacgttttaggctcagctcgggtattttaatttttcatgttctttatccgattactcgattattcgaactaactagtccatcgattaattgactagtaaaacatttgatagctgcagccctaatatgaatataatgttagaataaagaaaataaaaattaacaaatattttaaatagaattaaaatagaacttatagactaaCCCACAGCCTGTTATATTATTtcccataaaaaagtaaaaacattttGTAATAAAATTTATATACATATTGCAGGCACTTCACTGACTTTAAAGCTCCATCTCAACATTTTTTGAGACTTGCTCATTTTCTACATATTTCTCTCTCAATCAAAGTTATGATGCAGGAATATGAGTATGATCACCTTCTCTGTGATaatgtactactactactactactattaatattCATTAGTTGAATGAAGAATGACAGCAAGAGAcagcgtgtgtgtgtatgagtcgtatcattatttacagaTTACACGCACCCACCCTCTTTCAATAAAgaaagttgccagagagaaaaaaaacaccacaggctttattatgaaaatgttttttttgaacagatctttacaatggcggaagactttaGAGAGACAACTAGTTAGCCGTCTGGTCATGCTATCTAGCCATGTAATTGTTAAcagcctcgttaacaagcttacgttataatatttgttttactatcgctagacacacaaaacacactggagtgaaccctcgtagctggtgggaaacattcatgacagcgtttacttaccttaaattttgtgtaaagtgacggacgatggtcacgtaaatgtgaaatcagttaggaggtgttgcctgcacgtcgACTGtctttcctcctctaagccacagccgtctgtttcttttcggtagcccAAATACTCCAATACTAGACTAGACTTTTTTTAGGGGGATTTGAAAAAGCTCAACTGTAGTTTTGAGAGCGACAGCCGTGTCACTGTTACAAAGGTCAGAGCACCAACTGGAGGGCGAAGGGTGGGCGCTGCTGCTCCAAGCCATTTgtcgctgcatttttgggacataaaaatagctaataccgtactgCGGTACgaaggaaaattttagtggttttgaaaccgtgacgttttcataccacggtagaccttgaaaccggtaaccggcacatgcctatcacAGAGTAGGTGTAGTGCTAGTTAAAAAAAGAGgagaaattgatattgaaaacccCTATTaacggcaatagacatccagtctattgttaaaatggatttggcgtctattgccgtcaatggcagcaaatgtgaGCTCGCACGAAatttataaaacaaacaaaaaaaatcaataaaactttcAGAGCAAAATACACACAGGCCACACTTGTGTCTTAataattcttctttttttcaatgtatgacaatttgtttaaatcttttattttatttaaaattatttatgtTGTTTATATTGTTGtggtttttttaatgtgtttattCTTTACTTAATACTATCGAAATAATTCACCCCCAGAATTTGTCCTCCATTAAATAATTTATTCTGGTTTTAaagttatttatatatattttttgcccaCTTCTAAACTAATAATACAATTGGAGGTCAAATGGGGGCCGCAAAATATTGTCTCATGGGCAGCAATTGGCCCAGAGCCTGCAGGTTttagaaaaatatttaaatacaaaaaaaatcataattcgtgTATGAAAACTTTAATGTCTTAAGTTCCCGCTAATCATTATCATATTTGCAAGGTTATAATATAAAATCTTTACATACTTACAGGCTATTGAACTGTTAATGTACCACAACTAGTCTACCATGTCCGCATTATTGAATCACTGCCATAGATGCTGATGGGCATCCAATACATTTGGACTAGGAGGGGTGGCAGCGATCCCAGTTCAGATCAATTTGATATTCATCAACGTCAGTGCCGGCCATTGAGTAATCTTGTCTGCCCCACCATCTACGGTTGTTTTTTGACATTGACGGTCCTCCAGAGCGCAGTTGGAATCAGAAAAGAAGAAACGCGAGCTGGCCGAAAAGGAGAAGCAACGCATGGAGCGCGAAAAGGACGAGCTGATGGAGCGTTTGCGCAACATCGAGGAGCAGACGCAGCGGGCGCAGAAAGAGTTGGAGGAGCAGACGCGCAAGGCTGTGGAGCTGGAGCAGGAGAGGATGCGGGCCAAGGAAGAGGCGCAACGTCTAGACAAGGAGCGGCAGGCCGCCGAGCAGGCCAAAGCCGCGCTCGCCCAGCAGGCCGCCGACCAGATGAAGACGCAGGAACAGCTGGTACTCGCTTTCGTCACTCTTCTAGTTGAGTCTGTACTTAATTACGCTTTGGATTGTAAAGCTAATGATGTTGTGTGATGATTGACAGGCTGCCGAATTAGCCGAGTTCACCGCCAAAATCTCTCTCCTGGAAGAGGCCAAGAGGAAAAAAGAGGAAGACGCCAATGAATGGCAGCACAAAGTAAATTTCTTCACTCTGATGTTGTCGTTTCGGTGTCTCAGAATGCCATCTCATGGCGCGCTCCCTTCCAGGCCCTGTCGGCGCAGGAAGACCTGGAGAGGACGCGAGAGGAGCTGCGGGCAGCTATGATGTCGCCGGCCGCTGCGTCACCTCTCGAGCAGGACGAGCACGATGAGAGCAACGGGGAGGCCAGCGCGGAGCTGCTCAGCGATGGTGTCAGCAGCCAGCGTAGCGAAGAGAACCGGCTCACGGAGGCGCACAAGAACCAGCGTGTCaagaagcagctgcaggtcagtGGACGGGAAAAAAGGCATAATAGTTAAAAACTTCATGTATTTGATAAAAAGGTTGTCCATTAAAAGGGAaaacaaatatacagtggtaccttgacatgcaatcttttcgacatccgatgactcgtcatttgtcttgacatattctattgtattgaaAGTCATTGAAAGTCACCCTAACCTAATCCTAAACCTAAAAACAACAGTGGACAGCTACTCAAAAGTTGACCCTAAACCCTGACCTTTAACCTTTCATAGggcaagtgaatatttttttagaataaaaaaaagcatttattatacatatttgattattaataattatcatatttttatacaattatcaatacattttCTAGAGAATTCGGCCAAAAAAGCTAAAAAGGTATTATTGGTTTTAGGTTATGAAGACCGAAAGTATACCACCGAATAGTTCGAAGGACCTTAGTCCTTATATTATGACGTCATCGAAACACGGCGAGAAGCAACACGCTGGCCCACACTATATAGCTAAGACTACTGGCTCacagtttggaagtattttcCAAACCGTGGACATGTTGTCAAATGTCTTAAATGTTCTGGTTGTGGCTCCGAATAAAATTCTAGAGtagaattttcattttttaaaatgtatttaactcACTGTATGACATTGACTGCTATAGATATTCACTCCATTCAAACTGGTAGGACTGTCAGTGAATGCTCACCtttaagtgccattgacagcgctggaCGTCAATTTCGCTTTAACAGTGTCGAGCTAATGGAAGGGCGTTCATTAGAGATCGACCGATGTGTGTTTTTCAGGACCGAAACAGATTAATAGGtgttagaggggccgataaccgatttttggagcctgtatgcatttgcagtaaaagtgtacactgaacttcattgaaatgcctaaagcatgtttattgaatcacacaaataaaaaataatagctccagaaCACCCTTAAATTGTCAGtaagtatgagtgtgtgcgtgaatggttataTGTCTCGCGATTGGCTggtaaccaattcagggtgtaccccgcctactgcccgtagttagctggtataggttccagcacccccgcgacccttgtgaggaaaagcagcatggaaaatgaatgtaaATGAGCTCCAaaagtgcctgaatttcctagactcagaaacatTTCTTAGAAAGTTGAATAAattgataaataaaaacatttaaaaaaaaaaaaaaaaaaaaaaaacatttaaaaaaaagttttgaacgttttactgtcccaccatgccaccttcataatgcaaattatttttaaactggaataacgtagaaaaatgcttgtctttattaaccgCTTCATtgatcattgagtgagtccagtcAATTCCGCTCACTGCTGAAAACAGccatgcacacacacaaggagttgccacagcactatAGTGTTtaccaagctaaacgatgattgacacattcggcATCTTTGAAGGGAGCgctgccaagcttctctggaaagatcaaagcttcaacgcctgtcaatcatcgttaactttaacaagcaaaacttgcagtgcactgctgaccaagagaAGCAACAGGAAGGAGagtgaggctgtacgagcatgaagcagaaaaacatagatttaaaattaaaaacacgatccttttcacccgattcctctGAAAAACGGCGCGATCCCTAGTGCCTATCCCTAATTTTAAACTGACTATTTCATATCGGCCGGtcagattagaaaaaaaaacaggccgaTACCtatatacgtcaaatttccaaatgtcagcccagtatatataaacaaaaattctTTATTGTGAATGTCctattttcaattcaaattattctttaaaaaaaagtcatatttcCTAAAATAAACTTTGATATTTTAGTGAAATaatcaggaaataaaattatttttaaccaGTCATTTATTTCAAAGGTTGGATGTTTATGAAAGAATTTTTTTGGGatcaaaaattttctttttccattatttaattatttttagagaACAATATTTctgaaaaaaactatatatttaTTAGAAGAAAGcttgatatttttaaaaaaggttgtttaaaaaaaacacattttcaagGAAAGTCatatatttaacaaaatatacgtatattttCTTAGTTTATTTCTGAAAAACCTTTTTGTGtatatgaaatttttttttttttttaaagccccaTTCTATATTTTGTTGAGAAAGAAAATGTTCATTTTCAAATCAGATTGTATATGTGTAAGAGACATTTATTTTCTTAAAAAGTTACTATTTTCATAAGACATttctaataatatatatttttaaattttaaagagACACAATTTGTATTCGTTTTTTGTTATCTGTTTGTTCATGTGTTTTAACAAAAatgttgattagaaaaaaaaaaacacacaaaaggtGTTTTTCCTACATATCACATGAAGGAAATGTTCTGTGTGAAAGTGGTTAACTCCCGTTTTCTTCTACCCGTCAGGCTCTAAGCTCGGAGCTAGCGGAGGCCCGCGACGACAGCAAGAACACGGCCAACGACGTCCTGCACGCCGAGAACGTGCGAGCGGGCCGCGACAAGTACAAAACACTGCGCCAGATCCGGCAGGGCAACACCAAGCAACGCGTCGACGAGTTCGAATCCATGTGAGGGCGACAAAACGCAAAATGGTGCAAGCGCAGACTCTGGCTTGCACATCGCCAAACATCCGCCAATCCCTCAAAATGAGTCTTTTGGACAGCCCGCAAAATGGCCGACTCGCGCAGATGACTCCGAAGCTTTAATATCGCTCGCTCACTTTTATTTCCGACACTTTGTTTAGAATTCGCTTGTGTATGACTTTTGTTTCCTGTTCTTGTGGCTCATCAGCTGACCAGTAAATACACGCAAACCAAACTCGCCCGTCCGCTGCGTCTTTTTGCCACCTTTGCACTCCACAGTCTCCACTTGGATAAGTAAAATCCAGAAGGCCGCTGATGTCTCAGGAAATCTCAAATCCCGAAGAAAATCAGCAGAAGAGGTAAGAAATGTTCTATGCTAGCTTTGCGACTTGATTTGAGGGTACGAATAACAACATGCCCAAACCAGGTGAACAGAACCACATGTTTATTGCTCATTTTTAACATGACAAACAGTCCATATGCAGCAGTACAATGGTTGAATTTTTGTGCTTTGGGCTCGCAAATGCCCGTTGAGCAAAATAATGCCTACTCGGCACATTTTAAAGCATTCAGGAAAGGATGGCTACAGCATGTTTTGGTTTCACAAaagctattttttgtttgtttgtttaaattaaACCTAAGCAGTACATCGaacattttggaaaaatattGTTTACTCACATCAAAGCCAATTTGCCATGAAAATGTTGCTGTTAAAGCCGTAACTACAACATATATTGTCTTTGATATTTTCCTCCTCTCCTGAATGTAAATAAATCAGTTGGCAATAAAACCATTTGGTTTCTGCATATGAAA
It includes:
- the LOC130926767 gene encoding radixin-like isoform X3, with the protein product MQSWSLPSSLARRASSSLTRVLEQHKLTKEQWEDRIQTWHEEHRSMLREDAMLEYLKIAQDLEMYGVNYFEIKNKKGTELWLGVDALGLNIYEHEDKLSPKIGFPWSEIRNISFNDKKFVIKPIDKKAPDFVFYAPRLRINKRILALCMGNHELYMRRRKPDTIEVQQMKAQAREEKHHKQMERAQLESEKKKRELAEKEKQRMEREKDELMERLRNIEEQTQRAQKELEEQTRKAVELEQERMRAKEEAQRLDKERQAAEQAKAALAQQAADQMKTQEQLAAELAEFTAKISLLEEAKRKKEEDANEWQHKALSAQEDLERTREELRAAMMSPAAASPLEQDEHDESNGEASAELLSDGVSSQRSEENRLTEAHKNQRVKKQLQALSSELAEARDDSKNTANDVLHAENVRAGRDKYKTLRQIRQGNTKQRVDEFESM